In Pedobacter sp. SL55, the following proteins share a genomic window:
- the rplE gene encoding 50S ribosomal protein L5, with protein MAYVPRLKSKYKEEIVGALKDKFQYSSVMQVPKLLKISINQGVGRYSVADKKIIDSSILELSTISGQQAVAAKSKKDISNFKLRKGMPVGVRVTLRDNNMFEFLDRLISVALPRIRDFKGINDKGFDGKGNYTLGVTEQIIFPEINIDKINKILGMDITFVTTATTDVEALELLKQFGLPFKNQKTAE; from the coding sequence ATGGCATACGTACCAAGATTAAAAAGCAAATATAAAGAGGAAATTGTTGGTGCTTTAAAGGATAAATTCCAATACAGCAGCGTAATGCAAGTTCCTAAGTTGTTGAAAATTTCAATCAACCAAGGTGTTGGTCGTTACTCGGTAGCTGACAAGAAAATCATTGATAGCTCTATCTTAGAATTATCTACCATTTCTGGTCAACAAGCTGTAGCTGCTAAATCTAAAAAAGATATCTCTAACTTTAAATTACGTAAAGGTATGCCAGTAGGTGTAAGAGTAACTTTACGTGATAACAACATGTTCGAGTTCTTAGATAGATTAATTTCAGTAGCTTTGCCTCGTATCCGTGATTTCAAAGGTATCAATGATAAAGGATTTGATGGAAAAGGTAACTACACTTTAGGTGTTACTGAGCAAATCATCTTCCCAGAGATCAACATCGATAAAATCAACAAGATTTTAGGTATGGACATTACTTTCGTAACTACTGCTACCACTGATGTTGAAGCATTGGAACTTTTAAAACAATTTGGATTACCATTTAAAAATCAAAAAACTGCAGAATAA
- the rpsN gene encoding 30S ribosomal protein S14 — protein MAREGVKAREIKRQKLVAKYAEKRAALKAAGDYEALDKLPKNSSAVRLHNRCKLTGRPRGYMRTFGISRVTFREMALDGKIPGVRKASW, from the coding sequence ATGGCAAGAGAAGGTGTAAAAGCTCGCGAAATTAAACGCCAAAAATTAGTAGCTAAATATGCTGAGAAACGTGCAGCATTAAAAGCGGCTGGCGATTACGAAGCATTAGATAAATTACCTAAAAACTCTTCGGCAGTGCGTTTGCACAACCGTTGTAAGTTAACTGGTCGTCCTCGTGGTTACATGCGTACCTTTGGTATCTCAAGGGTAACATTCCGCGAAATGGCTTTAGATGGTAAGATACCAGGAGTTAGAAAAGCTAGCTGGTAA
- the rpsH gene encoding 30S ribosomal protein S8, translating into MMNTDPIADYLTRLRNAIKANHRIVEIPASNLKKEITKVLFDKGYIANYKFEDTTAQGVIKIALKYNAISKIPAIRTLTRISKPGLRQYAGVENMPRVLNGLGIAILSTSKGVMTDKEAAKLNIGGEVLCHVY; encoded by the coding sequence ATAATGAATACAGATCCAATAGCGGATTATCTTACAAGATTAAGAAATGCTATCAAAGCAAATCACAGGATTGTAGAAATTCCAGCTTCTAACCTTAAAAAAGAAATTACTAAAGTTCTTTTCGACAAAGGTTACATTGCAAACTACAAGTTTGAAGACACAACTGCTCAAGGAGTAATCAAAATTGCGTTAAAATATAATGCAATCTCTAAAATCCCTGCAATCCGTACGTTAACTCGTATCAGCAAACCAGGTTTGAGACAGTATGCAGGCGTAGAAAATATGCCAAGAGTATTAAATGGTTTAGGTATCGCAATCTTATCTACTTCTAAAGGTGTAATGACTGATAAAGAAGCAGCCAAATTGAATATTGGTGGTGAGGTATTGTGTCACGTTTATTAA
- the rplR gene encoding 50S ribosomal protein L18: MIKMAGKKLSRRERIKKGIRKRLTGSENRPRLSVYRSNKGIYAQIINDETGKTIVAASSLSKDFNASGNKSEQSTAVGKLVAEKAIAAGVKEVVFDRNGYLYHGRVKSLAEGAREGGLVF; this comes from the coding sequence ATAATTAAAATGGCAGGAAAAAAATTATCACGCAGAGAGCGTATTAAAAAAGGTATCAGAAAAAGACTTACTGGATCTGAAAACCGTCCACGTTTATCAGTTTATAGAAGCAATAAAGGTATTTATGCTCAAATCATTAACGATGAAACTGGTAAAACTATAGTTGCAGCATCATCTTTATCTAAAGATTTCAATGCTTCTGGCAACAAATCTGAGCAATCAACTGCAGTAGGTAAATTAGTTGCCGAAAAAGCAATTGCAGCAGGTGTTAAAGAAGTTGTTTTCGACAGAAATGGTTACTTGTACCATGGACGTGTAAAATCGTTGGCAGAAGGTGCCCGCGAAGGTGGTCTAGTATTTTAA
- the rpsE gene encoding 30S ribosomal protein S5, protein MSTINIKRVKTSEIELKDRLVSIQRVAKVTKGGRTFSFSAIVVVGDENGVVGYGLGKAKEVTEAIAKGVDDAKKNLVKVPLLNGTVPHEQIGKYSGGFVLIKPAAVGTGVIAGGAMRAVLESAGIHNVLAKSKGSSNPHNVVKATVDALTKMRDAYTVAQNRGVDLNKVFNG, encoded by the coding sequence ATGTCAACTATCAATATAAAAAGAGTAAAAACTAGCGAGATTGAGTTAAAAGATCGTTTAGTGAGCATCCAACGTGTTGCTAAAGTAACCAAAGGTGGTCGTACTTTCAGCTTTTCAGCTATCGTAGTTGTGGGTGATGAGAACGGCGTTGTAGGTTACGGATTAGGCAAAGCTAAAGAGGTTACTGAAGCTATCGCTAAAGGTGTAGACGATGCAAAGAAAAACTTGGTTAAAGTTCCTTTGTTAAACGGTACTGTACCTCACGAGCAAATTGGTAAATATTCTGGAGGTTTTGTATTAATTAAGCCTGCTGCTGTAGGTACTGGAGTAATTGCTGGTGGTGCGATGCGTGCCGTACTAGAAAGTGCTGGTATCCACAACGTATTGGCTAAATCAAAAGGTTCATCAAATCCTCACAACGTGGTAAAAGCTACAGTTGATGCATTAACTAAAATGCGTGATGCTTATACCGTAGCTCAAAACCGTGGTGTAGATTTAAACAAAGTTTTTAACGGATAA
- the rpmD gene encoding 50S ribosomal protein L30, with protein MAKIKITQVKSVIDRSERQKRTMKALGLSKLNQSVEVEANAAIIGMVRKVNHLVAIEAI; from the coding sequence ATGGCTAAAATTAAAATCACTCAAGTAAAAAGCGTTATCGACAGAAGCGAGCGCCAAAAGAGAACCATGAAAGCTTTAGGTTTATCAAAATTAAACCAAAGTGTTGAGGTTGAAGCTAACGCTGCAATCATTGGCATGGTTAGAAAAGTTAATCACTTGGTAGCTATCGAAGCTATATAA
- the rplO gene encoding 50S ribosomal protein L15, protein MNLSNLKPAKGAVKTSKRIGRGQGSGRGGTSTRGHKGAGSRSGHSTKVGFEGGQMPLQRRVPKVGFKPINRTEYVGVNLDVLQGLAEKFSLTTVNFATLQEHGLASKNDLVKILGRGEVKAKLEVTAHAFSASAQKAIEAAGGSIVKL, encoded by the coding sequence ATGAACTTAAGTAATTTAAAACCTGCAAAAGGTGCAGTAAAAACAAGTAAGAGAATTGGTCGTGGTCAAGGTTCTGGTCGTGGTGGTACTTCAACACGTGGACACAAAGGTGCAGGCTCACGTTCTGGTCACTCTACAAAAGTTGGTTTCGAAGGTGGTCAAATGCCTTTACAACGTCGTGTGCCTAAAGTTGGTTTCAAACCAATTAACCGTACAGAGTACGTTGGTGTAAACTTAGATGTTTTACAAGGATTAGCTGAGAAATTTAGCTTAACTACCGTAAATTTTGCTACATTGCAAGAACATGGTTTAGCTTCAAAAAATGACCTAGTAAAAATCTTAGGTCGTGGAGAAGTTAAAGCTAAATTAGAAGTTACAGCTCATGCTTTTTCTGCAAGTGCGCAAAAAGCAATTGAAGCTGCTGGAGGCTCAATCGTAAAATTATAA